Below is a genomic region from Rhodococcus sp. WMMA185.
GACCTCGGTGACGTGAGCCCGATCAGCGCGCTTCTCGAGCATTCCGACTCGGATACAGTCGCCAACACGTTGATGGCGATGGCCCAGGCGCTCGGCAGGATGCATGCGGCCACTGTGGGCCGGGAGGAAGACTTCACCGCGCTGCTTCGTCGCGCGGGTGTGTCGCGTTGCGACGACACGGTGGCCGGTCAGGTGGAGCGGGCGGTGCCCGCGGTGCCGGGGCTCCTCTCCGAGATCCTCGGCATCGACGTCTCCCCGGACATGACCGATCAGGTGGCGCATGCCGCGAAGCTGTTCGAGAGTCGCCGGTTCCGCGCGTTCAGCCCCTCCGACCTGTGCCCGGACAACATCATCGTCAACGACGAGGGTGTGCGATTCCTGGACTACGAGTGGGGCGGATTCCGCGACGCAATGCTCGACATCGCCTACGCGCTGGTCTCGTTCCCGTGCTGCCTGTGCAGCCTCGACCTGTCCGAAGATCGGACGCAGGCAATGATCGAGGCCTGGCGTGCCGAGGTGGTGGGGATGTGGCCTGCCCTCGCGGACAACAACGTGCTCGCCACTCGCATGGTCGAGGCGCAGCTGATCTGGGTGTGGCTCAGCACCTACCTGTTCCTGCCCGACAATCACACGCGGATTGCGGCGGTGCGCGAGCACCAGCTGTCGGT
It encodes:
- a CDS encoding phosphotransferase family protein, with product MTVMLADPVSEVVAAAEKLLTRRTGASVTLVDPVDLGGSGRSIVLRVRVAENPFSLPRTLVIKQVRRESGVAGTRAVDPDDLAGDSGGAFLREAVSYQFATALATDSRPGAELLASDLDARLLVLSDLGDVSPISALLEHSDSDTVANTLMAMAQALGRMHAATVGREEDFTALLRRAGVSRCDDTVAGQVERAVPAVPGLLSEILGIDVSPDMTDQVAHAAKLFESRRFRAFSPSDLCPDNIIVNDEGVRFLDYEWGGFRDAMLDIAYALVSFPCCLCSLDLSEDRTQAMIEAWRAEVVGMWPALADNNVLATRMVEAQLIWVWLSTYLFLPDNHTRIAAVREHQLSVPRSLALMRRWDKLARSANRAGNTVVAHQARAIADRLQAMSVG